In Mixophyes fleayi isolate aMixFle1 chromosome 4, aMixFle1.hap1, whole genome shotgun sequence, the following proteins share a genomic window:
- the IFRD1 gene encoding interferon-related developmental regulator 1, whose amino-acid sequence MPRSKKKSSRAAGCRQKNIQPFSDDDSSIETMSHCSSFSDVANFAEDGAEVDEDTAQEDFEYKLKGLMELTMDKSAKTRQAALEGLKIGMSSKMLYDFILERRITLTDSIERCLKKGKGEEQRAAAALACLMCCQLGPGIESEEVFQTLAPVLKSIVCDRSASVQARQACATYLGLCCFIASDDIEDLYATMECMENLFTKQCHSEGGADNCSALHIQCLTSWALLLSICHTSEVKKKINIYLHKLPRLLSCDDVNMRIAAGETLALLFELAREADADFYYEDLEPLTEKLKALATDCHKHRAKVDRRKQRSVFRDVLRAVEDGEFQSEMIRFGRERMHIDCWVKRLTYGTFKELFGSGMQFHLLANGFLRNIFELGPPLLLDTATIKEMKASRDERHMNNSAAFKARTKARSKLRDKRADVGEFF is encoded by the exons GTTGCCGGCAAAAAAACATCCAGCCGTTTAGTGATGATGATTCCTCAATTGAAACCATGAGTCACTGCAGTAGTTTTAGTGATGTTGCCAACTTTGCTGAGGATG GAGCTGAAGTTGATGAAGACACTGCTCAAGAAGATTTTGAGTACAAATTAAAGGGCCTCATGGAGCTTACAATGGATAAAAg TGCAAAGACGAGGCAAGCTGCTCTTGAAGGTCTGAAGATCGGGATGTCCTCTAAGATGCTATATGATTTTATCCTAGAAAGAAGAATAACGCTCACAGACAGCATTGAACGTTGTCTAAAGAAAG gtaaaggtgaggagcagcgtgcAGCTGCAGCCCTAGCCTGCCTTATGTGCTGTCAGCTCGGCCCTGGAATTGAAAGTGAAGAAGTCTTTCAAACCCTAGCTCCTGTCCTGAAAAGCATAGTATGTGACAGGAGTGCAAGTGTACAAGCACGTCAAGCT TGTGCAACATACTTAGGACTATGCTGCTTCATTGCTTCAGATGACATAGAG GATTTGTATGCAACAATGGAGTGTATGGAAAATCTCTTCACCAAGCAGTGTCACTCAGAAGGTGGGGCCGATAATTGTTCAGCACTTCACATCCAGTGTCTTACATCATGGGCTCTACTGCTGTCTATCTGCCATACCAGTGAAGTGAAGAAGAAAATTAACAT ATATCTGCACAAACTGCCACGACTGCTGTCTTGTGATGATGTGAACATGAGGATTGCAGCTGGGGAGACGCTGGCTCTCTTGTTTGAACTTGCAAGAGAAGCAGATGCT GACTTTTATTATGAAGATCTGGAGCCTTTAACAGAAAAACTGAAAGCTTTGGCTACTGATTGTCACAAGCACCGAGCCAAAGTAGATCGAAGAAAGCAGCGCTCTGTTTTCCGTGATGTCCTGAGAGCTGTTGAG GATGGGGAGTTCCAATCTGAAATGATTCGCTTTGGGAGAGAACGCATGCACATTGACTGCTGGGTGAAAAGACTCACGTATGGCACATTCAAGGAACTCTTTGGCTCTGGGATGCAGTTTCATCTTCTT GCAAATGGATTCCTGCGCAATATTTTTGAGCTTGGTCCCCCATTGCTTTTGGACACAGCAActattaaagaaatgaaagcttCTCGTGATGAAAGG CACATGAACAACTCTGCTGCATTCAAAGCTCGAACAAAGGCAAGAAGCAAATTGCGTGACAAGAGAGCAGATGTTGGAGAATTCTTCTAA